A part of Aspergillus flavus chromosome 1, complete sequence genomic DNA contains:
- a CDS encoding putative amino acid transporter: MMNWIYGAPSLTLTISHTLNIMLQKSKIESDSAQIDPTHPAHGIVGTIVETDAVFGNVTEDGPNYRNVGWISTAALMMKTQIGLGVLSMPLVFGTLGLIPGNILLLAIAGITTWSNYMIGVFKLRHPEVYGIDDVGRMFFGQIGCELFGAAYALFYTVAAGSAMLSISTALNALSSHAVCTAAFVAVAAVIGFAFGSIRTLDRIGILAWIGAISIIIAVFIVTIAVGLQDRPSAAPSTGIWKSDYKIVNNPSFTDAVSAISTLVFTYAGTPAFFNIAAEMRQPLLYTRALAACQTTVTMVYVIVGTIIYYYCGSYVASPALGSAGVTIKKVAYGISLPGLIVSCVLFVHVRYQLPAKHTFVRILRGSNHLTANSVIHWVTWLGSTSSVALIAYIVASAIPVFSGLVSLIGALLGTFLTFHPYAGMWLYDNCKNRERTLSWYSMVGWCIFIFVAGTFLTIVGTYGSIVSIIDSYTQSGGTSVWSCADNSNST, translated from the exons ATGATGAACTGGATCTATGGCGCCCCTTCTCTGACCCTAACCATCTCGCACACTCTCAACATCATGTTACAGAAATCCAAGATAGAATCCGATTCGGCGCAAATTGATCCCACACATCCAGCTCATGGCATAGTCGGAACGATTGTTGAGACTGATGCTGTCTTCGGAAATGTCACGGAAGACGGGCCTAATTATCGTAAT GTTGGCTGGATAAGCACAGCtgccttgatgatgaaaacCCAGATTGGACTTGGGGTTCTTTCTATGCCCCTCGTCTTTGGTACCTTGGGTCTTATTCCGGGGAATATTCTCCTGTTGGCTATCGCCGGTATTACGACTTGGTCAAATTATATGATCGGAGTCTTCAAGCTCCGTCATCCCGAAGTATATGGCATTGACGATGTGGGACGGATGTTCTTTGGCCAAATCGGCTGCGAGCTCTTCGGTGCTGCATATGCACTCT TCTATACTGTAGCCGCTGGATCGGCCATGCTGAGTATCTCGACGGCCCTCAACGCACTTTCCTCTCATGCTGTCTGTACTGCGGCTTTTGTGGCTGTTGCAGCTGTGATTGGGTTTGCTTTCGGCAGTATTCGAACCCTTGACCGCATTGGGATTCTGGCTTGGATTGGTGCAATTTCAATCATCATTGCCG TATTTATTGTGACTATCGCGGTCGGTCTCCAGGACCGTCCTTCAGCAGCACCTTCAACTGGTATATGGAAGTCTGACTATAAGATTGTCAATAATCCAAGTTTCACCGACGCCGTCTCAGCAATTTCTACACTTGTCTTTACCTATGCTGGTACGCCGGCCTTTTTTAATATTGCTGCCGAAATGCGTCAACCACTCCTCTACACTCGAGCACTTGCAGCTTGCCAGACCACTGTGACCATGGTATACGTTATAGTCGGCACCataatatactattactGCGGGTCTTATGTCGCCTCACCAGCTCTTGGGTCCGCTGGCGTGACCATAAAAAAAGTGGCATACGGCATTTCGTTACCGGGCCTTATAGTCTCTTGCGTTCTCTTTGTCCATGTAAGATATCAA CTTCCGGCGAAGCATACTTTCGTCCGAATATTACGAGGGTCCAATCACCTCACAGCCAATAGTGTTATTCACTGGGTTACATGGCTCGGTTCAACGTCTAGCGTCGCCTTGATCGCGTACATTGTCGCCAGTGCAATTCCCGTATTTTCTGGTCTTGTCTCCTTGATCGGTGCTTTACTAGGGACCTTCTTGACTTTCCATCCATATGCTGGTATGTGGTTATACGACAATTGTAAGAACCGTGAACGAACTCTCAGCTGGTATTCGATGGTTGGATGGTGTATTTTCATCTTTGTGGCTGGTACCTTTTTGACAATCGTGGGAACGTATGGCTCCATTGTGAGCATTATTGATTCTTACACTCAGTCAGGAGGGACCTCGGTATGGTCTTGCGCTGACAATTCGAACTCCACCTGA